Below is a window of Augochlora pura isolate Apur16 unplaced genomic scaffold, APUR_v2.2.1 APUR_unplaced_4020, whole genome shotgun sequence DNA.
TTTTATCGTTTGAATTAAGATGGGTTAAAGAGTGTGAGAGGGTTAAAGAGAATTTTGGAGTGTGAGATATTTAGGGCTAAAAATAGAAGGGTTGAATTTTCTATCGATTTAACACAGTAGCGACTCTGCaacaccattaaaattgttgtaacgcGATTcacaaaatgttaaaatattgttacgtgaGCGCAATCGCGGCATGTTGAATAATAACGTCAcgactttaataacaacagaACTCTTTATTCGGGAAAGGGGGAACTCAATATTCGACCGTTTACCACGACGTCTCTCTCAACTCTGAGTCGTTCTTGTTAAATCGTTGCTCAGGAGATATTTATCAAGCAACGATGCCACAAGGAACTCTCGATATCTCGATATCAAAAGATATCGAtccatattcgtaacaatatcaATTGATGgatgttttataatttgtctCTAAAAACCAGATCTAATATACTGATAATTTCGGTGTCCTAAATTCAACCCTATACCCTAACCAAACCTATGAATTCTGTTCGTAGCCGAGAATCTGGACAAGCAGGACATCTGCGAGCGCATAGTGATGTCCGCGCTCCGCTACCACAACATCGCGATGATGGAGAACGGTTACGTGTGCATGCTCGGCAAGTTCCACAACGTGCTATACGTCGCGGCGAAGCTGTGCTACGACTGGAACCTCGAGAACAACGAGATCGTCTCCCGTCTGTTGAACGACATGTTCTACTGCGAGAAGACGTTCGAGCGTATCCTCGTCGGCGCGATATTCGGCACCAGAGTGACGCACTTCCTGTCCGGCTGGAAGAGCGACTTCGAGGACCGGGAGGAGAACATACGCGCGCTGGTGTATTTCCTGCATCACGCCACCGTCGGCCGTCTCGAGTATCGTTGCGAGTCGTCGTCCATTAAGAGACGGCTGATCGACGTGCCCATGGAGTCCTACGGACAGGCGTGGCCATTAAGGGTGGCCATTCAGCACGGCTCGCCGGACATCCTGCTGGTGATGCTGCAATACGGTGCCACCGTCGAGTCCGATAAAATAGCGCCGTCGCCGTTGGAGATGCTGCTGGCGAAGCTGAACGAGTTCGAGCGTCAGCCCGGCAAGGACGAGATCGTCTATCCGGAACATCTGCTGGTCTGTTTGAGGCTGGTGCTTAGAACCATCACCACCGCTTTCGTGAAGACGCCCAGTCATATCGCCGAGCAGAGCGGCGTTCACAGTATT
It encodes the following:
- the LOC144477811 gene encoding ankyrin repeat and SOCS box protein 17-like; this translates as MSALRYHNIAMMENGYVCMLGKFHNVLYVAAKLCYDWNLENNEIVSRLLNDMFYCEKTFERILVGAIFGTRVTHFLSGWKSDFEDREENIRALVYFLHHATVGRLEYRCESSSIKRRLIDVPMESYGQAWPLRVAIQHGSPDILLVMLQYGATVESDKIAPSPLEMLLAKLNEFERQPGKDEIVYPEHLLVCLRLVLRTITTAFVKTPSHIAEQSGVHSISLYEQYPTLMGQNLIPPERSGLNPPELKHLCRCIIRERLFENWALPHGIKTLEIPQCLMNYLDLLCD